A genome region from Zingiber officinale cultivar Zhangliang unplaced genomic scaffold, Zo_v1.1 ctg75, whole genome shotgun sequence includes the following:
- the LOC122037754 gene encoding biogenesis of lysosome-related organelles complex 1 subunit 1-like isoform X1 has protein sequence MEGVKTEVGSLESSLLQIVQEHQRRSICIREKTDKAKKDALQTAIRVSELLVETVNGKVEGTFINEKRIELEIRALVSTIMRYKKQTDQWLAASHAMNTVIKEIGDFENWMKIMDFDCKTINAAIRNIHQI, from the exons ATGGAGGGTGTGAAGACAGAGGTGGGAAGTTTGGAATCGTCGCTTCTACAGATCGTCCAGGAACATCAACGAAGGTCAATTTGCATCAGAGAGAAAACAG AtaaagctaagaaggatgctTTACAAACTGCTATACGAGTTTCCGAGCTTCTGGTTGAGACTGTTAATGGAAAAGTTGAAGGCACATTTATAAATGAGAAACGAATTGAACTTGAAATTCGTGCTTTAGTTAGTACAATTATGCGTTATAAAAAGCAAACAGACCAATGGCTTGCAGCTTCCCATGCAATGAACACTGTTATAAAG GAAATTGGTGATTTTGAGAACTGGATGAAGATCATGGATTTTGACTGTAAAACCATAAATGCAGCTATTCGAAATATCCACCAGATATGA
- the LOC122037754 gene encoding biogenesis of lysosome-related organelles complex 1 subunit 1-like isoform X2 has product MEGVKTEVGSLESSLLQIVQEHQRRSICIREKTDKAKKDALQTAIRVSELLVETVNGKVEGTFINEKRIELEIRALVSTIMRYKKQTDQWLAASHAMNTVIKGVAQTVGAWYLWRNG; this is encoded by the exons ATGGAGGGTGTGAAGACAGAGGTGGGAAGTTTGGAATCGTCGCTTCTACAGATCGTCCAGGAACATCAACGAAGGTCAATTTGCATCAGAGAGAAAACAG AtaaagctaagaaggatgctTTACAAACTGCTATACGAGTTTCCGAGCTTCTGGTTGAGACTGTTAATGGAAAAGTTGAAGGCACATTTATAAATGAGAAACGAATTGAACTTGAAATTCGTGCTTTAGTTAGTACAATTATGCGTTATAAAAAGCAAACAGACCAATGGCTTGCAGCTTCCCATGCAATGAACACTGTTATAAAG ggcgtagcgcagacggtgggcgcatggtatctctggcgtaatggctag
- the LOC122037754 gene encoding biogenesis of lysosome-related organelles complex 1 subunit 1-like isoform X3: MEGVKTEVGSLESSLLQIVQEHQRRSICIREKTDKAKKDALQTAIRVSELLVETVNGKVEGTFINEKRIELEIRALVSTIMRYKKQTDQWLAASHAMNTVIKILLFSLWYL; encoded by the exons ATGGAGGGTGTGAAGACAGAGGTGGGAAGTTTGGAATCGTCGCTTCTACAGATCGTCCAGGAACATCAACGAAGGTCAATTTGCATCAGAGAGAAAACAG AtaaagctaagaaggatgctTTACAAACTGCTATACGAGTTTCCGAGCTTCTGGTTGAGACTGTTAATGGAAAAGTTGAAGGCACATTTATAAATGAGAAACGAATTGAACTTGAAATTCGTGCTTTAGTTAGTACAATTATGCGTTATAAAAAGCAAACAGACCAATGGCTTGCAGCTTCCCATGCAATGAACACTGTTATAAAG ATTCTCCTCTTCTCACTGTGGTACCTTTAA
- the LOC122037754 gene encoding biogenesis of lysosome-related organelles complex 1 subunit 1-like isoform X4, giving the protein MEGVKTEVGSLESSLLQIVQEHQRRSICIREKTDKAKKDALQTAIRVSELLVETVNGKVEGTFINEKRIELEIRALVSTIMRYKKQTDQWLAASHAMNTVIKVLYPH; this is encoded by the exons ATGGAGGGTGTGAAGACAGAGGTGGGAAGTTTGGAATCGTCGCTTCTACAGATCGTCCAGGAACATCAACGAAGGTCAATTTGCATCAGAGAGAAAACAG AtaaagctaagaaggatgctTTACAAACTGCTATACGAGTTTCCGAGCTTCTGGTTGAGACTGTTAATGGAAAAGTTGAAGGCACATTTATAAATGAGAAACGAATTGAACTTGAAATTCGTGCTTTAGTTAGTACAATTATGCGTTATAAAAAGCAAACAGACCAATGGCTTGCAGCTTCCCATGCAATGAACACTGTTATAAAGGTGCTCTATCCTCACTGA